TCTAATTCAATGCCGGTAATATTCGGATTGGTGGGGACATTATAAAGGTTTAGTTCAAGCCCATCCGCACCTGCATCCTGAATGAGTTTCGCAAAATTAGTCCAACCTCCGGAAGTGTATCCGTTCAAACTAGCAATTATCGGAATATTTACTGCTTGTTTTACTTTATGAATATAATCTAAATATTCCTCAGGTCCTGACTCAAAGTCACCGGGATCAGGAAAATAGGTAATAGCCTCTGCAAAGCTATGTGTTCCATAATTTAGGTGATGATGTAATTCTTGATTTTCTTTTTCGATTTGTTCTTCAAAAAGTGAATACAATACTACGGCAGAAATTCCTGCATCTTCCATTTTTTTTATGTCGTCCAAATGATAAGAAAGTGGCCCGGCGGAAGCAACCAATGGACTTCTTAATGTAAGTCCCATATATTTTGTTGAGAGATTAATCATGTGTTTCCTCTTGTTTGGATATTCCTGCTAAAAATTCAAAGTGTTTGTATCGTTCCTTAATGTCTTCTTGTGCTTGTTCAAATAAATTTTTAGCCATCTCTGGATTGCTCTTTGTAAGCATCTTAAAACGATTTTCACTTTCAAAATAATTTCGTACTGGTGCATGTGGAGGTGCGGAATCTATCTGTAAAGGATTTAATCCTAGTGCGACTCTGTCTGGATTGTATCTGTAAAGAATCCATTGTCCAGAATCTACTGCTGCTTTTTGGTGTTTCATACCTTCTGTCATATTAATTCCATGTGCAATACAATGACTATAGGCAATAACGATAGAAGGACCATTGTATTTTTCAGCTTCAATTAAAGCGCGTAACGTTTGTTCGTCTTTTGCTCCCATAGCAACGGTAGCCACATAAATATTTCCGTAGCTCATTGCGATTAGCCCCAAGTCTTTTTTTACTCCAGGTTTTCCGCCGGTTGCAAATTTTGCTACTGCCCCTTTTGGGGTTGATTTAGACATTTGTCCGCCTGTGTTGGAATAAACTTCGGTGTCTAAAAGTAGAACATTTAAATTTCTACCGCTTGCCAAAACATGGTCGAGTCCACCGTAGCCGATATCATATCCCCAACCGTCTCCTCCAATAATCCATACACTCTTTTTTACAAGAGAATCAGAAATTTCTAAAAGATGTCTTGCTTCCGAACTAGAGGAGGAAAATGTTTTTAAAATTTCGATTAATTTTTCGACTCGACTTCTTTGTTCGAAGATTTCAGATTCATCAATTTGTTTTGCATTTACAATTTCTTCTGCAAGATTTACTCCAATTTTATCTTTCAATAAAACTACAAGTTCCATTGCGGCTTCTGTTTGTTTGTCGATTGATACTCGAAATCCATAACCAAACTCAGCATTATCCTCAAATAATGAATTTGACCATGTTGGCCCTCTGCCTGCTTTGTTTTTTGTCCAAGGAGTTGTGGGTAAATTTCCTCCGTAAATTGAGGAACAACCTGTTGCGTTTGCAATCACCATTCTATCTCCAAATAACTGAGAGACTAGTTTTACATAGGGAGTTTCTCCGCAACCAGCACAAGCACCAGAAAATTCAAAAAGTGGTTCTTGCATTTGCTGTTGTCGGATTTGGTTAATATTGAGTAAACTTCGATCAATTGGGGGAATTGTTTGGAAATAATCCCAATTTTTTGTGCTCTCTGTAGATATACTTTCTATTGGCTTCATGTTGATTGCCTTTAGCCGCACTTCTGATTTATTCTTTGCTGGACAAATATCCACACATATTCCGCAGCCAGTACAATCGTCTGTAGAAATTTGAAGTGTAAACTTAAATCCTTTCTCTTTTAATTCAGGGACTTTAGAATCCACAACCTCAAAACTATTTGGTGCATCTTTTATACTTTCAGGAGAAAACGCATTAACTCGAATAACGGCATGTGGACAGACATACGCGCATTTGCCGCATTGTATACATACACTCTTATCCCATACGGGAACTTCTTGGGCAATCCGACGTTTTTCCCATTTGGAAGTTCCTGTTGGATAGGTTCCGTCATTTGGAAGAGCGCTGACAGGAAGCATATCTCCTTTAGCAGAAAGCATTTTGCCAAGTACATTGCGTACAAACTCTGGTGCTTGCTGGGATATTATAACACCGGCTTCTTGTATTTTGTGAGTAGGTTTCGCATACTGGCTATAATCCACTTTATAAAGAAATGTCAAAGTATCATCAACCGCTTTTATATTGCGTGTAACAATTTCACCACCCTTTTTACCATAGGTATCGCGTATCGCATTCTTTATTGCATCAATCGCTTCCTCTTTGGGTAGAACACCTGAAATAGAAAAAAAACAGGTCTGCATTACAGTATTAATTTGATTTTTCATACCTGCTTGGTTTGCTGCTTTATAGGCATCGATTACATAAAAATTTATTTTTTTGTCTAGAATGTCTTTTTGAATTTTTCCAGGCAGGCTTTCCCATACACTTTCAGCCGGTTTATTTGAATTTAATAAAAATGTTCCACCTTCTGCAATTCCAGAAAGCATATCAAATCTTTCCAGAAACATTGGTTGATGGCAGGCAACAAAATTTGGATGATCGATAAGATAAGTGGATCGTATAGGAGTTTTTCCGAAACGTAAATGAGAAATTGTCATCGATCCTGACTTCTTGGAGTCATACACAAAGTATCCTTGCACAAAATGACTCGTATTCTCTCCGATAATTTTAATTGAGTTTTTATTTGCTCCAACTGTTCCGTCAGATCCTAGTCCGTAAAATACAGAACGAATGGTGTCTTTCTTTTCCACTACAAACTCTGGATCATACTCAAGACTTGTATGAGTTAGATCATCGATAATTCCAATCGTAAAACCATGTTTTGGATTGTCTGATTTTAATTGATCGAAGACAGCCTTTACCATCGCCGGTGTAAATTCTTTCGAGGATAATCCATATCTTCCACCTACGATTCGAGGAAGTGTAGACCATTTTTTCGTTTTACTCATTTGGTCTTGGAAAAATGCATTTACAACATCCAGATAAAGAGGTTCTCCGGCACTTCCTGGTTCTTTTGTTCTATCCAAAACAGAAATAAATTTAACAGTCTTTGGAATTGCTTCAAGGAATTTGTCAATTATGAAAGGACGATAGAGCCTAACTTTAATTACCCCAACCTTTTCTCCAGTTGGTAAAAGTGATTCTATAGTTTCATGTACTGTCTCTGCTCCTGAACCCATTAATACAATGACTCTTTCTGCGTCAGGCGCACCATAGTATTCGAATAATTGATAACTTCTGCCTGTGTGGACTTCAAACTCATTTAACAGTCTTTCGACAATTGCTGCACACTTCGGATAATAAGCATTTACCGTTTCTCTAGCTTGGAAATATACATCAGGATTCTGTGCGGTGCCCCGTAAAACCGGATGTTCCGGGTTCAATGCCCGTTTTTTATGTGCATATAGAAACTCTTCTTGTACCATTTTTTGAATGAGTTCATCAGATATAAGTTCGATTTTTGAAAGTTCATGCGATGTTCTAAATCCATCAAAAAAATGTAGAAATGGAATTCGACTTTCTAAAGCTGCGATATGAGAAATGAGTGCAAAGTCCTGTGCAGATTGAACTGAGTCAGAACAAAAAAGGGCAAATCCTGTGGCTCGCACTGCCATCACGTCAGAGTGGTCGCCAAATATCGATAATCCCTGAGCCGCAAGGGATCGAGCTGCCACATGAATCACTGCGGAAGTTAATTCTCCAGCGATTTTATACATGTTGGGGATCATAAGCATTAGCCCTTGAGAGGCAGTGAATGTAGTTGCAAAGGATCCTGTCTGAAGAGCACCGTGTAATGCACCAGCTGCCCCTCCTTCACTTTGCATCTCGATAACGGAAGGAACTGTATTCCAGAGATTCTTTCGATCTTTGCTCATCCAAGCATCTGCCCATTCTCCCATAGGAGAAGAAGGGGTAATGGGGTAAATCGCAATTACCTCACTAAGGCGATAGGCTACGTCAGCGACAGCCTCATTTGCATCTAACACAGAATAATTTTTATCCATTTCTTTATTATAATCGATTTTTGAAAAATAGCAAGCTCTTTGGAGACTGATATATATCATAGAAAATTTTAAATTTTAATCACTCACCTTCAGCCAAGCTATAGTAGGCTATTGATTTTATTAATTCATTAGATTCTTCTAATATTGAGAATTTCACTTTAAATTCCATAAATTACCAATTTTGCGTAAGGTGAGTTATTAATCGAAAATCATCTTTAAATAAATACTCTAAACCAAAAAAATAAAAAGAGAATTCTTAATTCGTTCAGTTTGGAATAATTCTCAACTGTGTTGTCTGATAAAGCAAATCGTCGTTAGTCGGAATAGATTCATTTGGGTTACTTGTCCAATACGCCCAACGTCCTCCTCGTAATTTAATCCAGACACGATGATTTGGTTTATCTTGCCACCAAGTTTCTCCGGCTGAGTTTAATACTTCCGTATAGGAATTTACATTTTGGTAAGAGTGCCATACTCCATAGGATTGCATTCCTACAACGGGATTTAAGGCACCATTAAATTGGATTCCAATTACCTGCATATCGGATGAGCTTAGCATATTTTCGACATTCATTTGAAAATTAGTTGGATTGCTCTCGCCCGGAAACGTTAGTTCATATACACTATCAGGAGAAGTTGCAAAATCTCGCATATGTTGAAATATATCTGTAGCCTGTGCTCCGGGCACTGATCAAGTTGCAAGTTGCGAACTCCTATCAGAATTCCATCGAATTACAAAGAGTGCCATCAAATCAAAATAAGGTTGGTTTTGTGGAGGAGTATCCCCAACGCCATGCAATACAAATCCTTCGAATCCATAAAAAGGACCAGATACACTAACTCCTCCGGAAACAGCAGTACCCGGATTAACGAGAGTAACCGCTTTTCCATGAGTAAGAAATGTATTGTCGTAAACATAATAATTTCCTGCTGGACCCCAAAACCCAAATGGATCATGGAGAGCGCTGGCTAATGTAAAGTGATTGAAAGGTGGATTTAGTTTTACACCGGCATGAGAATTAACTAAAAGATTTCCAGAATTTCGAATTGTTCCTTTTTCAACTGGACGAATATAATAATCATCTGTGGAAAATGCTCCACTCCGAGTATTTGCGACTGCCAGAAAGTTCACAACGATATTATTTTTAATATCAAACGCACTATGGTAGGTGGCAAATGCGACTGGAGTAGAAGATGTATGACCCGCAGCAAAATCTGCTTGGGCTAATCTATCTATGCCGTTCATGAGATGATTTAAACTTGTACCTACTACGAGGCTTCTTTCGATTATCCCATCCGATCCAGATCCTGCAAAAAATCTTCCGCAATTATCAGCAGCCACGACTTCATAATTATCGGGCCAAACGGCTCTGTCCCAAATTCCGTTACTTCCGTTTTTCCAGACCTTATATCTAGAAAGAGTAAACCTTCTAAGTGTTGTCAAAGGCCAAGTAGGATTTCTCCCATTGGTTGTAGATTGGTACTGATGTGGAGAAATATTTCCGCTTTCATCTATTTCAGGGTTATCTACCATTATCCCCTCGAAACGATTAGAATTTGCAGTATTATTATCGAAAGTTCCGAATCGTAGTCGAGCTGGATTTAGTAAAGCCCCATCTGAATCCAAAACATTAGCTGATTCCCCAAAGGGACGAGTCGGAAAGGCAAGCCAAAATCCATTATTTGCACAATCCGCTGCAATATTGTTCCTTATAATATTATCTGGATTGCTAAGCCAAAAACACGAAGACCCTCGTTCTCCTGATTCATGTATTTTTAAAGGTTGCGGAGAATTTCTAACGAATAATACCAAGTTGCCGTCAATTGTGTTTCTTCTTTCTACTGCATTTTCTAGAAATATTCCATGACCCTCAACGTCGAAAATAACATTGTTCTCTGCTAAAATTCCATTTGTTCCATGGATTACTAATCCTCTGTTTTTAGAATTATGAATACTTGAATTTTTAAAGTATTGTCCCGAAGCATCTTCGTAAGTTTCTGTTCCACCGTAACTTAGCATATGCCAATGAAATGGATACCTTCTAAGTCTTCCTCTTTGACCTGCTCGTTTAATTTCCACTCCATCCACATGGGCTGTCGCTTTTCCCATAATCATAATGTGTACACCAAACCCTTGATTCTGCCAAACTTCGTCATCCTCGGCTTGGATGAGGATATTTCTTGTTAAATGTCCAACGTGCGCTCGTTCATCTAAAATTCTAGGAGTAGTTTGTGTGGAAGTATTAGGTGATGGAGGTGAAATAAGATTATCCGCATTTAAGCTCATTCCAGTAGTGGTTGCGTACTGTAATACTCCCCATCTTTGATAAGTGGAAGGTGTGTCGAAATTGATATTGTTAGCTGTTATTGTTAAAATTTTTACCTTCTGAGATAAAGCGTTTCCATTTCCTATATGATAGTAGTCTGTGGTTCCGAGAATAATTTCATCGTTTGGCTGCCAATCTACAGATTCTTTTAGAGTTAAATTAGTATTACCCGGTTGAATAGAATTTGCGATTTGTGTCTTTGTAATGGCAGGAGATTCACCGTGTAATTCTAATTTGC
This sequence is a window from Leptospiraceae bacterium. Protein-coding genes within it:
- the nifJ gene encoding pyruvate:ferredoxin (flavodoxin) oxidoreductase, translated to MDKNYSVLDANEAVADVAYRLSEVIAIYPITPSSPMGEWADAWMSKDRKNLWNTVPSVIEMQSEGGAAGALHGALQTGSFATTFTASQGLMLMIPNMYKIAGELTSAVIHVAARSLAAQGLSIFGDHSDVMAVRATGFALFCSDSVQSAQDFALISHIAALESRIPFLHFFDGFRTSHELSKIELISDELIQKMVQEEFLYAHKKRALNPEHPVLRGTAQNPDVYFQARETVNAYYPKCAAIVERLLNEFEVHTGRSYQLFEYYGAPDAERVIVLMGSGAETVHETIESLLPTGEKVGVIKVRLYRPFIIDKFLEAIPKTVKFISVLDRTKEPGSAGEPLYLDVVNAFFQDQMSKTKKWSTLPRIVGGRYGLSSKEFTPAMVKAVFDQLKSDNPKHGFTIGIIDDLTHTSLEYDPEFVVEKKDTIRSVFYGLGSDGTVGANKNSIKIIGENTSHFVQGYFVYDSKKSGSMTISHLRFGKTPIRSTYLIDHPNFVACHQPMFLERFDMLSGIAEGGTFLLNSNKPAESVWESLPGKIQKDILDKKINFYVIDAYKAANQAGMKNQINTVMQTCFFSISGVLPKEEAIDAIKNAIRDTYGKKGGEIVTRNIKAVDDTLTFLYKVDYSQYAKPTHKIQEAGVIISQQAPEFVRNVLGKMLSAKGDMLPVSALPNDGTYPTGTSKWEKRRIAQEVPVWDKSVCIQCGKCAYVCPHAVIRVNAFSPESIKDAPNSFEVVDSKVPELKEKGFKFTLQISTDDCTGCGICVDICPAKNKSEVRLKAINMKPIESISTESTKNWDYFQTIPPIDRSLLNINQIRQQQMQEPLFEFSGACAGCGETPYVKLVSQLFGDRMVIANATGCSSIYGGNLPTTPWTKNKAGRGPTWSNSLFEDNAEFGYGFRVSIDKQTEAAMELVVLLKDKIGVNLAEEIVNAKQIDESEIFEQRSRVEKLIEILKTFSSSSSEARHLLEISDSLVKKSVWIIGGDGWGYDIGYGGLDHVLASGRNLNVLLLDTEVYSNTGGQMSKSTPKGAVAKFATGGKPGVKKDLGLIAMSYGNIYVATVAMGAKDEQTLRALIEAEKYNGPSIVIAYSHCIAHGINMTEGMKHQKAAVDSGQWILYRYNPDRVALGLNPLQIDSAPPHAPVRNYFESENRFKMLTKSNPEMAKNLFEQAQEDIKERYKHFEFLAGISKQEETHD
- a CDS encoding right-handed parallel beta-helix repeat-containing protein translates to MKSKILKHPFSIFRNLILIIFILNLNCILVKSILDSQKNKSNFSFTSLLLSFFHLNSNSFLRAENWSNPSSWNSGSVPTEGENVIIPSGKYIILDVNPPKLGAMQIDGILEFAKQDISLTAKNIMIHGTFQIGSETEKFTHKATITLNDTDTSSNIMDMGTRGIVVMGEGKLELHGESPAITKTQIANSIQPGNTNLTLKESVDWQPNDEIILGTTDYYHIGNGNALSQKVKILTITANNINFDTPSTYQRWGVLQYATTTGMSLNADNLISPPSPNTSTQTTPRILDERAHVGHLTRNILIQAEDDEVWQNQGFGVHIMIMGKATAHVDGVEIKRAGQRGRLRRYPFHWHMLSYGGTETYEDASGQYFKNSSIHNSKNRGLVIHGTNGILAENNVIFDVEGHGIFLENAVERRNTIDGNLVLFVRNSPQPLKIHESGERGSSCFWLSNPDNIIRNNIAADCANNGFWLAFPTRPFGESANVLDSDGALLNPARLRFGTFDNNTANSNRFEGIMVDNPEIDESGNISPHQYQSTTNGRNPTWPLTTLRRFTLSRYKVWKNGSNGIWDRAVWPDNYEVVAADNCGRFFAGSGSDGIIERSLVVGTSLNHLMNGIDRLAQADFAAGHTSSTPVAFATYHSAFDIKNNIVVNFLAVANTRSGAFSTDDYYIRPVEKGTIRNSGNLLVNSHAGVKLNPPFNHFTLASALHDPFGFWGPAGNYYVYDNTFLTHGKAVTLVNPGTAVSGGVSVSGPFYGFEGFVLHGVGDTPPQNQPYFDLMALFVIRWNSDRSSQLAT